Proteins encoded in a region of the Solanum dulcamara chromosome 9, daSolDulc1.2, whole genome shotgun sequence genome:
- the LOC129903810 gene encoding zeatin O-xylosyltransferase-like, which yields MTSSLNPSQNNGIKEDVVVVMVPFLLQGHLNPLLHISRLISSYNLPIHYICYTDKIKQVKNRVHGWDPLTTSNIHFHEFPNPPSRGQYSSDKSEFESQKIVIPLLEESLMLREPVGAFLLEVSKNTRRVVVIYDSLMASVVQDVVSLPNAEAYCFNVVPAFMISSMYLEDELIRLHLPSFIGKFVVRFLLPRGFEFPNNLPSYKSSFIPEFMDFIIMQHVQNNFCSGNLYNTCKEIEGPYLDVLARFDRLLGRGTKQWAIDPLLPIVTINNDDDQNNMIHRHECLKWLDKQEPNSVLLVSFGTTTSLSTEQIKELAIGLEKSQQKFIWIVSDVLLKEGEQVQIPKGYEERVQGRGFVVKDWAPQLEILGHSATGGFLTHCGWNSILESVTMGIPLATWPMVFDQPRNAVLITNVLKIGIEVKDWERRDELITSTTIETTIRKLMASPEGNEVRKNMVELGKKVRQSNSVGGNSKKAMDSFIAHITRS from the coding sequence atgacttcttcTTTAAACCCTAGCCAAAATAATGGAATTAAAGAAGATGTTGTTGTGGTGATGGTACCTTTTTTATTACAAGGACATCTCAATCCACTCCTACATATCTCTCGACTCATCTCTTCCTACAATTtaccaattcattatatttgcTACACTGACAAAATTAAACAAGTGAAAAATCGCGTTCATGGTTGGGACCCTCTTACTACTTCTAACATCCATTTCCATGAATTCCCAAATCCACCATCTCGCGGTCAATATTCTTCAGATAAATCTGAATTCGAGTCACAAAAAATCGTGATACCCCTCCTTGAAGAGTCCCTTATGTTGCGCGAGCCTGTGGGTGCATTCTTACTAGAGGTTTCAAAAAACACTCGTAGGGTAGTAGTCATTTATGACTCTCTCATGGCTAGTGTTGTTCAAGACGTTGTTTCTCTACCAAATGCAGAGGCTTATTGTTTCAATGTCGTCCCTGCTTTTATGATAAGTTCCATGTATTTGGAAGATGAACTGATACGACTCCACCTCCCCTCCTTTATTGGCAAATTTGTCGTGAGATTTCTACTCCCTCGTGGATTTGAATTTCCCAATAATCTCCCGTCCTATAAAAGTAGTTTCATACCCGAattcatggacttcattataatGCAACACGTGCAAAACAATTTTTGCTCTGGAAACCTCTACAACACATGCAAGGAGATTGAGGGACCTTATCTCGATGTTCTTGCAAGGTTCGATAGGTTACTAGGAAGAGGCACCAAGCAATGGGCTATTGATCCATTACTTCCAATCGTGACcattaataatgatgatgatcaaaACAACATGATCCATCGTCACGAGTGTTTGAAATGGCTAGACAAACAAGAACCAAACTCGGTATTATTAGTGTCATTTGGCACAACAACATCCTTATCCACAGAGCAAATCAAAGAGCTTGCTATCGGGTTGGAAAAGAGTCAACAGAAGTTCATTTGGATAGTGAGTGATGTGCTGTTAAAAGAAGGTGAACAAGTCCAAATTCCCAAGGGTTACGAAGAGAGAGTACAAGGAAGAGGATTTGTGGTGAAGGATTGGGCACCCCAATTGGAAATCTTAGGGCACTCAGCAACAGGAGGATTCTTGACTCATTGTGGGTGGAATTCTATTTTGGAGTCTGTTACCATGGGAATTCCATTAGCCACATGGCCTATGGTTTTTGACCAACCAAGGAATGCAGTGCTCATCACAAATGTGCTCAAAATTGGCATCGAGGTGAAGGATTGGGAACGACGTGATGAGTTAATTACATCCACAACTATTGAGACCACGATAAGAAAATTGATGgcttcaccggaaggaaatgagGTGAGGAAGAATATGGTAGAATTGGGTAAAAAAGTTAGACAATCCAACAGTGTTGGTGGCAATTCTAAGAAAGCAATGGATTCTTTCATTGCTCACATTACTAGATCCTAg
- the LOC129903811 gene encoding acylsugar acyltransferase 3-like: protein MVVATNSGVVHNPTSIEVAITLVHKCGVVSSSTLLSIDENHPPPTTSMFKPSLLWQVMNLRPPLPLNAIGNVTYYFTVIATSEDEIQLPNFVDQLGKAKQHVKDKLKEINVNELGSHALEEFKVAKNIMADDDNYLCSSLRNFRLYTIDFGWGRPIKSGSSITSKEEDTSFLG from the coding sequence ATGGTTGTTGCAACAAATTCAGGAGTAGTACATAATCCAACTAGCATTGAAGTTGCCATAACACTTGTTCATAAATGCGGAGTAgtatcatcatcaacattattATCAATTGATGAAAATCATCCTCCTCCTACTACTAGCATGTTTAAGCCATCTCTATTGTGGCAAGTAATGAACTTACGTCCACCATTGCCCCTAAACGCCATTGGAAATGTTACTTATTACTTTACCGTAATAGCAACAAGTGAAGATGAGATACAATTGCCAAACTTTGTTGATCAACTAGGAAAGGCTAAACAACATGTTAAGGACAAGTTGAAGGAAATAAATGTAAATGAGTTAGGCTCGCACGCACTTGAAGAATTCAAAGTGGCTAAAAACATAATGGCGGATGATGATAATTATTTGTGCTCAAGCTTGCGCAATTTCAGGTTATACACGATTGATTTTGGATGGGGTAGGCCCATAAAGAGTGGCTCCAGCATCACATCCAAGGAAGAAGACACTTCATTTCTTGGATGA